One genomic segment of uncultured Desulfobacter sp. includes these proteins:
- a CDS encoding GGDEF domain-containing protein, producing the protein MDYSESNTQAGEFLRLTLGFLAKHNLPATPVNYTVWYEYASGKNPKLRKAIDQMLEKRLPLDKNHVEALYQKFISDGDRVVISRLLTKLNLMLREITIYVVETEGDLSAHGQILDNLSGQIKDIHDFDGVKEIIDQMLDTTKAIIQSGSRLQTRMKVSSEDLKQLHKELEVSQKEARTDSLTGLTNRRGLEKRLEIERIRARQNNVPFSIIMLDIDHFKAVNDTFGHLVGDSLLKGFAAILSSLVRRNDLAARYGGEEFLILLPETNVEGAYTVSEKIRNILCKKEWTIKDSGKRIGQIKASMGIAQYKLDETGNEVITRADKAMYHAKNTGRDRIVIHSDLDLEA; encoded by the coding sequence ATGGACTACAGCGAATCCAACACCCAGGCCGGAGAATTTTTAAGGCTTACCCTTGGCTTTTTAGCAAAACACAACCTACCGGCAACCCCTGTAAATTATACTGTTTGGTACGAATACGCGTCCGGAAAAAATCCCAAGCTAAGAAAAGCCATTGACCAGATGCTTGAAAAGAGGCTGCCTTTGGACAAAAATCATGTCGAAGCCCTTTATCAGAAATTCATATCCGACGGGGACCGGGTGGTTATTTCACGTCTTTTAACCAAACTGAATCTGATGCTGCGGGAGATAACGATTTATGTGGTGGAAACAGAGGGAGACCTTTCCGCACATGGCCAGATCCTTGACAATCTATCAGGTCAGATAAAGGACATCCACGATTTTGACGGCGTAAAAGAGATCATAGACCAAATGCTGGACACAACCAAAGCCATTATCCAGTCAGGGTCACGCCTGCAAACCCGAATGAAGGTTTCTTCCGAGGACTTAAAGCAGCTCCACAAAGAGCTTGAAGTCTCCCAAAAGGAAGCCAGGACTGATTCCCTCACCGGCCTGACCAACCGCAGGGGCCTTGAAAAAAGACTGGAAATTGAACGAATCCGGGCCCGCCAGAATAACGTTCCTTTTTCCATTATCATGCTGGATATTGACCATTTTAAAGCTGTAAATGATACCTTTGGCCACCTTGTAGGAGACAGCCTTCTTAAAGGTTTTGCCGCTATACTTTCCAGCCTGGTACGCCGCAATGACCTGGCTGCACGGTACGGTGGGGAAGAGTTTTTGATTTTGCTGCCCGAGACAAATGTTGAAGGTGCGTACACCGTTTCTGAAAAAATCAGAAACATTTTATGTAAAAAAGAATGGACCATAAAGGATTCCGGTAAACGCATCGGACAGATCAAGGCATCCATGGGAATTGCCCAGTATAAACTCGACGAAACCGGAAATGAGGTGATCACCAGAGCCGATAAAGCCATGTACCACGCTAAAAACACCGGCAGGGACCGTATTGTTATCCATTCAGATTTAGATTTAGAGGCGTAG
- a CDS encoding NADAR family protein, whose product MEMGDKTKKMIEEDIYSNLAVIPITIDSFTWHSAEQFFQASKFTDEAIIMKIKECPNPFRCAAIGQTREFKLRDDWEDIKVSVMERAIRARFDQHPDLADILKRSKGTLYDHSAADSFWGIGSNVTGKILMKIRDELQATT is encoded by the coding sequence ATGGAAATGGGGGATAAAACTAAAAAAATGATTGAAGAAGATATATATTCAAATTTAGCCGTCATTCCGATTACAATTGACTCTTTTACCTGGCACTCTGCTGAACAATTCTTTCAAGCATCAAAATTCACTGACGAAGCAATCATAATGAAAATCAAAGAGTGCCCAAATCCATTTCGCTGTGCTGCGATTGGTCAAACCCGGGAATTTAAACTTCGAGATGATTGGGAAGATATAAAAGTTTCCGTCATGGAACGCGCCATACGTGCCCGATTTGATCAACATCCCGACCTGGCTGACATACTTAAACGCAGTAAAGGCACACTATATGATCATTCGGCCGCAGACAGTTTCTGGGGTATCGGTTCTAATGTCACAGGTAAGATATTAATGAAAATCCGGGATGAGTTACAAGCCACTACCTGA
- a CDS encoding Sir2 family NAD-dependent protein deacetylase: protein MDTAKLLEPFKDNNKRITVLTGAGISAESGIPTFRGPEGYWTVGSREYRPEEMATHSMFTQNPWEVWAWYLYRHTVCKNAEPNSGHQAIVQMEKIFKDRFRLVTQNVDGLHLRAGNSLDRTFQIHGNLNYIRCSGECTPKLFDFPKEIADKEKDQPVTEEEKKLLTCHRCGSITRPHVLWFDECYNETWYKAESAMGWATSTDLLLVVGTAGATNLPMQIGGMVARNPEAVIVDINPSDNPFRQFAARHDRGITLDGTGGEFLPELLALWET from the coding sequence ATGGACACAGCCAAACTGCTTGAGCCGTTTAAGGACAACAACAAACGGATAACCGTTTTAACCGGGGCCGGAATTTCAGCTGAAAGCGGAATCCCGACATTTCGGGGGCCTGAAGGGTATTGGACTGTGGGGTCAAGAGAGTACCGGCCCGAAGAGATGGCTACCCACAGCATGTTTACCCAAAATCCTTGGGAAGTCTGGGCCTGGTACCTTTACCGGCATACCGTGTGTAAAAATGCAGAACCCAATTCAGGCCACCAAGCCATTGTCCAAATGGAAAAGATTTTCAAAGACAGATTCCGTCTGGTTACCCAAAATGTGGACGGTCTTCATTTGCGGGCCGGCAACAGCCTTGATCGAACCTTTCAGATCCACGGGAACCTTAATTATATAAGGTGCTCAGGAGAATGTACGCCAAAACTTTTTGACTTCCCAAAGGAGATAGCGGACAAGGAAAAAGACCAGCCGGTCACCGAGGAAGAAAAAAAGCTGCTGACCTGCCATAGGTGCGGCAGCATTACCCGGCCCCATGTCCTCTGGTTTGACGAATGTTACAACGAAACCTGGTACAAAGCCGAGTCCGCCATGGGATGGGCTACGTCCACCGACCTTCTCTTGGTGGTAGGCACGGCCGGGGCCACCAACCTTCCCATGCAGATCGGCGGGATGGTAGCCCGAAATCCTGAAGCGGTCATTGTGGACATCAACCCGAGCGATAATCCCTTCAGGCAGTTTGCCGCCCGTCACGACCGGGGGATTACCCTTGACGGAACCGGGGGTGAATTTCTACCTGAATTGTTAGCCCTGTGGGAAACATAA
- a CDS encoding NUDIX hydrolase produces the protein MKVTPDSGPKEYPVRPALAVGAVVFKDNRVLLVKRGNPPARGVWAIPGGSVELGETLQKAAEREIFEETGIVIKAGEPIFSFEYIHRDDKDRVRFHYYIVDLAASYLSGEPTPGDDALDAGWFSREALARLNVNPPTLKLLDQTLNFR, from the coding sequence ATGAAAGTCACACCTGACAGCGGCCCCAAAGAATATCCTGTCCGCCCCGCCCTTGCCGTGGGGGCAGTTGTATTTAAAGACAATAGGGTATTGCTGGTCAAACGGGGTAATCCCCCGGCCAGAGGTGTCTGGGCAATCCCGGGCGGTAGTGTGGAATTGGGAGAAACCCTTCAAAAGGCGGCTGAAAGGGAAATTTTTGAGGAAACCGGAATTGTCATCAAGGCCGGGGAACCCATATTTTCATTTGAATACATTCACAGGGATGACAAGGATCGGGTCAGGTTTCATTATTATATTGTGGATCTTGCGGCAAGCTATCTCAGTGGAGAACCCACGCCTGGAGATGATGCCCTGGATGCCGGGTGGTTCTCCAGAGAAGCGCTTGCTCGTCTTAACGTCAATCCTCCCACCCTTAAGCTTCTTGACCAAACCTTAAACTTCAGATAA
- a CDS encoding alpha/beta hydrolase, protein MTFKPSIAFRAKAKAGEAMVEAFSKKIGNRLGVSLHTHQGPPLMEWAKIGSEQKETLVLIHGFGDRKESFYFISKFLNEKLNLVIPDLPGFGNSGMDPDFVYSLDNYIDWLGLFIEQNGLDSFHLAGCSMGGAIAAKFAAQFPSKVKSLSLVGPAGFYLPGQSSIYDEVLAGTNIFHINSPGDFETLQSRIFRKSPSLPTCVKEYMILKAMGDRKWLAKIFDELVDMDSLTSGKISLEQASLNHLCKEITMPVMLFWGRHDSLLPWKTAPFVEQLFPRARVHIFEEYGHVPHLEGPHKLAEHMLNFICEAQA, encoded by the coding sequence ATGACATTTAAGCCATCTATAGCGTTCAGAGCCAAGGCCAAAGCCGGGGAAGCCATGGTAGAGGCCTTTAGTAAAAAAATCGGGAATCGGTTGGGAGTGAGCCTTCATACCCACCAGGGACCGCCACTTATGGAATGGGCCAAAATCGGATCGGAGCAAAAAGAGACCCTGGTCCTGATTCATGGCTTTGGGGATAGAAAAGAAAGCTTTTATTTCATTTCAAAATTTTTAAACGAAAAGTTGAATCTTGTCATTCCGGATCTGCCGGGATTTGGAAATTCCGGTATGGACCCGGATTTTGTGTATAGTTTGGATAATTATATTGATTGGCTGGGGCTGTTCATTGAACAAAACGGCCTGGATTCTTTTCATCTTGCCGGCTGTTCCATGGGGGGCGCCATTGCCGCAAAGTTTGCGGCCCAATTTCCTTCAAAAGTTAAATCTTTGTCTTTGGTGGGGCCGGCCGGGTTTTACCTGCCCGGCCAATCCTCTATTTATGATGAGGTACTGGCCGGGACTAATATTTTTCATATAAATTCTCCCGGGGATTTTGAAACGTTACAATCCAGAATTTTTAGAAAAAGTCCATCGCTTCCTACCTGTGTCAAAGAGTATATGATTTTAAAGGCCATGGGGGACCGGAAGTGGCTTGCCAAAATATTTGATGAACTGGTGGATATGGATTCACTAACGTCTGGCAAAATTTCTTTGGAACAAGCCTCTTTAAATCATCTTTGCAAAGAGATTACCATGCCTGTTATGCTGTTTTGGGGACGGCATGATTCTCTTTTGCCTTGGAAGACCGCACCGTTTGTGGAACAATTGTTTCCCCGTGCACGGGTTCATATTTTTGAGGAATATGGTCACGTTCCCCATTTGGAAGGCCCCCATAAATTGGCCGAGCACATGCTGAACTTCATATGTGAAGCCCAAGCGTAA
- a CDS encoding aminobutyraldehyde dehydrogenase, which translates to MENALWIDGRWTRSANDNMVDVIDPATQEVTGQVTNAGAQDVNKAVHAAKAAFEDGRWSGKTPAQRADVLLKMAEIVDQRKDEIARIESEDSGKPYDFVSLGADLPFCVDNLKFFAGAARDTGGSHAGEYAEGFTSIYRKEPCGVTAGIAPWNYPFMMAVWKLGPALAAGCTSILKPATITPRSALFLGEISKEAGLPDGVLNIVTGNAGRALVEHPDVRMVSLTGATDTGSQIMKTAADTIKRVHLELGGKAPMVVFSDADLEKMAQTVAIAGFFNSGQDCTAGTRILVDQRIVGQATEAIVEAVKQIKIGMPFDPSTQMGPLVSAAHLETVTGFVERAGAAGAKTLTGGRKPAEFDTGYFFEPTVITGVDQKSEIVQKEVFGPVITIQSFADEAQALAMANDVDFGLAASIFTKDVSRAMTFSAGLEYGTVWVNDHLPLASETPHGGFKQSGFGKDLSMEAVHDYQVTKHVMIAL; encoded by the coding sequence ATGGAAAATGCACTATGGATCGACGGCCGGTGGACGCGTTCTGCAAATGATAATATGGTGGATGTAATAGATCCTGCCACACAAGAGGTTACAGGCCAGGTGACTAATGCAGGTGCCCAAGATGTCAATAAAGCGGTTCATGCTGCCAAGGCAGCTTTTGAGGACGGGCGCTGGTCTGGAAAAACACCGGCGCAGCGTGCCGATGTCCTGCTGAAGATGGCCGAAATTGTGGATCAGAGAAAAGATGAAATTGCACGGATTGAATCCGAGGATTCAGGCAAGCCCTATGACTTTGTATCACTGGGAGCTGATTTGCCCTTTTGTGTGGATAATCTGAAATTTTTTGCCGGCGCCGCACGGGATACCGGGGGCAGCCACGCCGGAGAGTATGCTGAAGGGTTTACCTCTATTTATCGAAAAGAGCCCTGCGGTGTGACAGCAGGCATCGCGCCGTGGAACTATCCTTTTATGATGGCCGTTTGGAAGCTTGGCCCGGCATTGGCTGCCGGTTGTACATCCATTTTAAAGCCGGCCACCATTACCCCCCGGTCCGCTTTGTTTTTAGGCGAAATTTCAAAAGAAGCCGGTTTGCCGGACGGCGTACTCAATATTGTGACGGGTAATGCCGGCCGCGCTTTGGTTGAACATCCTGATGTTCGCATGGTCAGCCTGACAGGGGCAACGGATACCGGCAGCCAGATCATGAAAACGGCTGCAGATACCATCAAACGGGTACATCTTGAACTCGGGGGCAAGGCGCCCATGGTGGTCTTTTCCGATGCCGACCTGGAAAAAATGGCCCAAACCGTTGCCATCGCAGGATTTTTCAATTCCGGGCAGGACTGTACTGCCGGCACAAGAATCCTGGTGGATCAACGCATTGTGGGCCAGGCCACCGAAGCCATTGTGGAAGCCGTGAAGCAAATTAAAATCGGCATGCCTTTTGACCCATCTACCCAGATGGGGCCGCTGGTTTCTGCAGCACACCTGGAAACGGTCACAGGTTTTGTGGAACGGGCGGGTGCCGCAGGGGCAAAAACTCTTACAGGCGGCCGGAAACCTGCAGAGTTTGATACCGGTTATTTTTTTGAACCCACCGTAATCACCGGGGTGGACCAGAAATCTGAAATCGTTCAAAAAGAAGTATTCGGCCCTGTGATCACCATTCAGTCCTTTGCAGATGAAGCCCAGGCACTTGCTATGGCCAATGACGTGGATTTTGGTCTTGCGGCGTCCATTTTTACCAAGGATGTCTCACGGGCCATGACATTTTCGGCCGGCCTGGAATACGGCACGGTATGGGTCAACGATCATTTGCCCCTGGCCTCTGAAACCCCCCATGGAGGGTTTAAGCAGTCAGGTTTTGGAAAAGACTTGTCAATGGAAGCCGTGCATGACTACCAGGTAACCAAGCATGTAATGATCGCCTTGTAA
- a CDS encoding Na+/H+ antiporter NhaC family protein has translation MSETTVMNGAPPAIASMNNLRRITMEYIVIAIGFLAITGLSPDDVESFGVLSAIPSVFLLAFIFYTKRVLEGLTLASLLGFLMAGKLNFFSEINTTLTTVLTDGNTQWLFIVCGLMGSIIALVERSGGAEAFGRWVAKRAKTRKSTLLWTWILGVVIFIDDYLNSLTVGACMAPITDKHKVSREKLAYIVDSTAAPVCVLIPISTWAVYIGSLLEQSGAAAEGEGVKFFIKTIPFNFYGWIAAIIVPLVILGIIPLFGPMKKAEKRAREKGILAPPGSEKIDIHGNDSYDIPDNPKILNFFLPIIFLVGSTIYFDVDMQAGVISTVAFMFLLYIPQGLLSPEGFFDACVTGIKQMLFPLLMVVLAFTFGAVNEKIGFLSFAIDSAKQVMTPQLLPFVIFLILGITEFIMGLSWGMYAIAVPIVVPLSQAMGVDLFIAVGAVCSAGVWGSHICFYSDATILSSAASGCDNYRHAVTQMPYGFLGALLTGIMFLCVGYMTV, from the coding sequence ATGAGTGAAACCACTGTCATGAACGGAGCACCACCGGCAATAGCTTCTATGAATAACCTTCGGCGGATCACCATGGAATATATAGTGATCGCCATTGGTTTTTTGGCCATAACCGGCCTTTCACCCGATGATGTGGAATCGTTTGGCGTGTTGTCAGCCATTCCTTCTGTCTTTCTTCTGGCTTTTATTTTTTATACCAAACGGGTCCTTGAAGGACTGACCCTGGCTTCATTGCTCGGCTTTCTTATGGCCGGTAAACTTAATTTTTTTTCAGAGATCAACACAACGTTAACCACGGTGCTCACCGATGGGAATACCCAGTGGCTGTTCATCGTCTGCGGGCTCATGGGCAGTATCATCGCCCTGGTGGAAAGAAGCGGCGGGGCGGAGGCATTTGGCAGATGGGTGGCCAAACGGGCCAAAACCCGGAAAAGTACTCTGCTTTGGACCTGGATTCTGGGGGTGGTGATTTTTATTGATGATTATTTAAATTCTCTGACCGTTGGCGCCTGCATGGCTCCCATTACGGACAAACACAAAGTTTCCCGGGAAAAATTGGCCTATATCGTAGATTCTACCGCCGCTCCGGTATGTGTGCTCATCCCCATTTCCACTTGGGCCGTCTACATCGGCAGTCTGCTGGAACAGTCTGGTGCCGCAGCAGAAGGAGAGGGGGTCAAATTTTTTATCAAGACCATTCCCTTTAATTTTTACGGATGGATCGCAGCGATCATTGTGCCTTTGGTGATTCTTGGCATTATCCCTTTGTTCGGCCCCATGAAGAAGGCGGAAAAAAGAGCCAGAGAAAAGGGTATTCTGGCACCTCCGGGATCGGAAAAAATTGATATTCACGGCAATGATTCCTATGATATTCCGGACAATCCGAAAATTCTGAATTTTTTCCTGCCCATCATTTTTCTGGTCGGGTCCACCATTTATTTTGACGTGGACATGCAGGCCGGTGTTATTTCCACGGTGGCGTTTATGTTTCTGCTTTACATCCCCCAGGGTCTGCTCAGCCCGGAAGGTTTTTTTGACGCCTGCGTAACCGGTATCAAACAGATGCTTTTTCCTTTGCTGATGGTTGTTCTGGCGTTTACCTTCGGGGCTGTGAATGAAAAAATAGGATTTTTAAGCTTTGCTATTGACTCGGCAAAGCAGGTCATGACCCCCCAGTTGCTGCCGTTTGTTATATTTTTGATTCTGGGTATCACGGAGTTTATCATGGGCTTGAGCTGGGGCATGTACGCCATTGCCGTTCCCATTGTGGTTCCCCTGTCCCAGGCCATGGGGGTCGACCTTTTCATCGCCGTGGGTGCGGTATGTTCGGCAGGGGTTTGGGGAAGTCATATTTGTTTTTACTCTGATGCCACTATTTTAAGCTCGGCCGCATCCGGATGTGACAATTACCGTCACGCGGTCACACAGATGCCCTATGGATTCCTGGGCGCGTTATTGACCGGGATCATGTTTCTTTGTGTCGGGTATATGACTGTTTAA
- a CDS encoding putrescine aminotransferase, with protein MLDKRKDGPACERDVDTAFSEARKMVDLITTPEADLTQTDREWVAAEVSNNFANHVNKGFLEYRKSVTETQDFALTDWYGQGSILKDVLGREYIDMLGGFGLYGPGIRHSKIVATVKAQLDRSPQYSQEMLDPLRAHLAKVIAKLTPGDIQYGFFANSGTEAVDGAMKLAKFYTGKKGFIATMGGFHGKSLGALSLLGKAVYREPVLPLLEGIHHVPFGDADAVKNTLEAAKITGASIAAVVAEPIQGEAGAIVPPDDYWPLLRDICDHYGVLLIADEVQTGFGRTGKIFGVDHWDVEPDIMCFGKALGGGVVPMSGFFSTAKIWECMEPNPFMHTTTTGGNPLACASALAAVTVLLEEDLAGQAAEKGEYILSKVGELRDKYPSILEGIRGKGLLLGMVFPSDEIGYKVASGLFSRKVLTAGTLTNSKTIRIEPALNVPYDIIDEMLVRLEDTFKAIAD; from the coding sequence ATGTTAGACAAAAGAAAAGATGGGCCGGCATGTGAGCGCGACGTGGATACCGCCTTTTCCGAGGCCCGGAAAATGGTAGATTTGATTACAACGCCTGAAGCGGATTTGACCCAGACAGATCGTGAGTGGGTCGCCGCCGAAGTCAGCAATAATTTTGCAAATCATGTGAATAAAGGGTTTCTTGAATACAGAAAATCGGTGACGGAAACCCAGGATTTTGCCCTCACGGACTGGTACGGCCAGGGGTCGATTCTCAAGGATGTGCTTGGAAGAGAATACATCGATATGCTAGGCGGGTTCGGTCTGTACGGCCCCGGCATCCGTCATTCTAAGATTGTGGCTACCGTCAAAGCCCAGTTGGACAGGAGCCCCCAGTACAGCCAGGAGATGTTAGATCCATTGAGAGCGCATCTGGCCAAGGTTATCGCAAAATTGACCCCGGGCGATATTCAATATGGTTTTTTTGCCAACAGCGGCACCGAGGCTGTTGACGGGGCCATGAAGCTGGCTAAATTTTATACCGGGAAAAAAGGGTTCATTGCCACCATGGGTGGATTCCATGGCAAATCCCTGGGGGCTTTGTCTCTTTTGGGAAAAGCCGTATACCGCGAACCGGTTCTGCCGCTGCTGGAGGGGATTCATCACGTTCCTTTCGGAGATGCCGATGCGGTTAAAAATACCCTTGAAGCGGCTAAAATTACCGGTGCAAGCATAGCCGCCGTTGTTGCCGAGCCCATTCAGGGTGAGGCCGGTGCCATTGTACCTCCGGATGATTACTGGCCCTTGCTTCGGGATATCTGTGACCATTACGGCGTGTTGCTTATTGCCGATGAGGTACAGACTGGGTTCGGGCGAACCGGCAAGATTTTCGGTGTGGACCACTGGGATGTCGAGCCGGATATCATGTGTTTCGGAAAAGCGCTGGGCGGTGGGGTTGTTCCCATGTCAGGTTTTTTCTCCACTGCAAAAATCTGGGAGTGCATGGAACCCAATCCTTTTATGCACACCACCACTACAGGCGGCAATCCCCTGGCCTGTGCGTCAGCCCTTGCTGCCGTCACGGTTCTTCTTGAAGAAGATCTTGCCGGTCAGGCTGCTGAAAAAGGGGAGTATATCTTGAGTAAAGTCGGCGAGCTTCGGGATAAATATCCGAGTATCCTGGAAGGTATAAGGGGGAAAGGGCTGCTTCTGGGCATGGTCTTTCCTTCCGATGAAATCGGGTATAAGGTCGCATCAGGCTTGTTCAGCCGTAAGGTATTAACGGCCGGCACATTGACCAATTCTAAAACCATCCGTATCGAACCTGCGTTGAATGTGCCCTATGACATCATTGATGAAATGCTGGTCCGTCTTGAAGACACGTTTAAGGCCATCGCAGACTAG
- a CDS encoding TetR family transcriptional regulator, translating into MRRNQNADLRKPEILESFYQVMIKEGIEGSSISKIANRLDIHPSLILHYFKNKDNMKLELVELLIKKFESRQMIDVSHIEDLDERFSKLMDILFSFQWSRTVDPGVHFGFYYLSFRDKRISKRFKTMFVWLRDYLMSNLADFNRAGVISISNEKKAADYIVTVMEGLEFHAQFLADDQPFEEFAQTAKKMVVHGLRTGGFK; encoded by the coding sequence ATGAGACGGAATCAAAACGCCGATTTAAGAAAGCCTGAAATCCTTGAAAGTTTTTATCAGGTGATGATCAAGGAGGGGATTGAAGGCAGTTCTATCAGCAAAATTGCAAATCGTCTCGACATTCATCCCAGCCTGATCCTCCATTATTTTAAAAATAAAGATAATATGAAATTAGAGTTAGTGGAGCTTTTGATCAAAAAATTCGAATCGCGCCAGATGATTGATGTCAGTCACATTGAAGACCTTGACGAACGGTTTTCAAAACTGATGGATATTCTTTTTTCTTTTCAGTGGTCCAGAACTGTGGATCCCGGCGTGCATTTTGGATTTTATTATCTGAGTTTCAGGGATAAGCGAATCTCAAAACGATTTAAAACCATGTTTGTGTGGTTAAGAGACTACCTGATGTCGAATCTGGCTGATTTTAACCGGGCTGGGGTGATATCTATTTCCAATGAAAAAAAAGCCGCTGATTATATTGTTACCGTGATGGAAGGTCTTGAGTTTCATGCGCAATTTCTTGCAGACGACCAGCCATTTGAGGAGTTTGCACAAACCGCAAAAAAAATGGTGGTACATGGTTTGAGAACAGGCGGATTTAAGTAG
- the lon gene encoding endopeptidase La: MKRIFKKEEETQVVDTGAEEIAALREAVLDQKIPTEVEKILLKEVDRLEKINPTAAEYTIGLNHIDYVISLPWNRYTQDNLDIRRAEQILNSDHYGLEEIKERILEHLAVRQMKLSRKNTILVVDDEQITRMNLEHVLSKEGYEVSTADGGTQALEFLKGKTVDLVITDLKMDKIDGMALLERIKATSPSTEVIIISGYATVLTAVDAIKRGSFHFIPKPLKLDDIRETVKKALGKKTGLVEAKGPVICFAGPPGTGKTSLGQSIAQSLERKFVRISLAGVKDEADIRGHRRSYAGALAGRIIQEIRRAESLNPVLMLDEIDKIGQDFKGDPASALLEVLDPQQNSKFIDHYLDIPFDLSKVMFIATANMVARIPGPLLDRFEVISMSGYTIEEKTHIAQRHLIPRAKDDTGLSGFDLEFTQNALWAIIREHTREAGLRGLERKISAICRKIARRYLNTPNGSRQIKIDEGTVEKLLGPARFHYEIAGARDRVGCATGLAWTESGGEIIFVETTRMMGAERLILTGYLGDVMKESAQAALSYIRSHTEQFGLAADFFQGRDIHIHVPSGAIPKDGPSAGMTIAVALISLLKDIPCPRDTAMTGEVTLSGRILPVGGIREKLLAAKTAGIKTIIFPGKNQAEITAMDDSLKQGIKIFTAGELDEVLRKVLGIEAITN, encoded by the coding sequence GTGAAACGAATCTTTAAAAAAGAAGAAGAGACTCAGGTAGTTGATACGGGAGCAGAAGAGATTGCCGCACTGCGCGAGGCCGTGCTTGACCAAAAAATTCCGACCGAAGTTGAAAAAATTTTGCTCAAGGAAGTAGACCGGCTTGAAAAGATCAACCCCACTGCGGCAGAGTACACCATCGGGCTCAACCATATCGACTATGTGATCTCTCTGCCCTGGAACCGATACACCCAGGATAATCTTGACATCCGGCGTGCGGAACAAATCCTGAACTCCGATCATTATGGACTTGAAGAAATCAAGGAGAGAATTCTTGAGCACCTGGCCGTCCGGCAGATGAAGTTGTCTCGGAAAAACACCATTTTGGTGGTGGATGATGAACAGATCACCCGGATGAACCTGGAGCATGTCCTGTCCAAGGAGGGTTATGAGGTGAGCACCGCTGACGGCGGCACCCAGGCCCTGGAATTTCTAAAAGGAAAGACTGTGGATCTTGTGATCACGGATCTTAAAATGGATAAGATCGACGGCATGGCGCTTTTGGAACGTATAAAGGCCACAAGTCCTTCCACAGAGGTGATCATCATTTCCGGGTATGCCACGGTGCTCACTGCTGTGGACGCCATTAAGCGGGGTTCTTTTCATTTTATTCCCAAACCCCTTAAGCTTGATGACATCCGGGAAACCGTTAAAAAGGCCCTGGGCAAAAAAACAGGACTTGTGGAAGCCAAGGGACCCGTAATCTGTTTTGCCGGTCCTCCAGGCACGGGGAAGACCTCACTTGGCCAATCCATTGCCCAAAGCCTGGAACGTAAATTTGTCCGGATCTCTCTTGCCGGCGTTAAAGATGAGGCCGATATCAGGGGGCACAGGCGTTCCTATGCCGGTGCCCTTGCCGGCCGGATCATCCAGGAGATTCGCCGAGCCGAATCCTTGAATCCCGTGCTTATGCTTGATGAAATCGATAAGATCGGACAGGACTTTAAAGGAGACCCTGCCTCAGCTCTCCTTGAGGTTCTGGATCCCCAACAAAATTCAAAGTTCATTGACCATTACCTGGATATTCCCTTTGACCTTTCCAAAGTTATGTTCATTGCCACGGCCAATATGGTGGCACGGATTCCAGGGCCTTTGCTGGACCGGTTTGAGGTAATATCCATGTCCGGGTACACCATCGAAGAAAAAACCCACATTGCCCAACGCCACCTGATCCCCCGGGCCAAAGATGATACCGGGCTTTCGGGGTTTGATCTTGAATTTACACAAAATGCACTTTGGGCCATCATCAGGGAACACACCCGGGAGGCGGGGTTACGGGGCCTTGAACGCAAAATTTCCGCAATCTGCCGGAAGATTGCCCGGCGGTATCTCAATACGCCGAATGGGTCCCGGCAGATAAAAATTGATGAAGGCACCGTGGAAAAACTTCTGGGCCCTGCCAGATTCCACTATGAAATTGCAGGGGCCAGGGACCGGGTGGGATGTGCCACAGGACTTGCCTGGACAGAAAGCGGCGGAGAAATCATCTTTGTTGAGACCACGCGGATGATGGGGGCCGAACGTCTGATCCTCACAGGATATCTGGGAGACGTAATGAAGGAATCGGCCCAGGCGGCCTTAAGTTACATCCGCAGCCATACCGAACAATTTGGCTTGGCTGCAGATTTTTTCCAGGGCCGGGATATCCACATTCATGTGCCCTCAGGGGCTATTCCCAAGGACGGTCCGTCAGCCGGGATGACCATTGCCGTGGCCCTGATCTCCCTTTTAAAAGATATACCCTGTCCCAGGGATACGGCCATGACAGGCGAGGTGACTTTAAGTGGCAGAATCCTTCCGGTGGGCGGCATTCGGGAAAAACTGCTTGCAGCCAAAACCGCCGGAATCAAGACAATCATTTTTCCTGGCAAAAATCAGGCTGAAATAACAGCCATGGATGACAGCCTCAAGCAGGGAATAAAAATCTTTACCGCAGGTGAACTCGACGAAGTGCTCCGAAAGGTGTTAGGCATAGAAGCCATTACAAACTGA